The Bacteroidota bacterium genome contains a region encoding:
- a CDS encoding acyltransferase yields the protein MSEEQTPYQVAPAGPSTPATPRFRLIKRLFGFPPDVGLRFCLQDQFFKKILRLNPTVPWPVHFTSTIGNPERIKCGRSVYPGDSPGVYINAKNGVEIGDFTNIGPNVGLISANHDPIDNQRHVPAPPIRIGRFCWLGMGAIVLPGVELGDFTIIGAGAVVTKSFPDGYCVLAGNPAVVIRQLDEAACRHFAASRS from the coding sequence GTGTCTGAAGAACAAACTCCCTATCAGGTTGCCCCGGCCGGGCCAAGCACCCCTGCCACCCCGCGTTTCCGGCTGATCAAACGGCTGTTCGGCTTTCCCCCCGATGTCGGTCTGCGTTTCTGCCTGCAGGATCAGTTTTTTAAGAAAATCCTTCGTCTCAATCCGACCGTACCCTGGCCGGTGCATTTCACCAGTACCATCGGAAATCCGGAAAGGATCAAATGCGGCCGGTCGGTGTATCCCGGTGACAGTCCGGGTGTGTATATCAACGCCAAAAACGGCGTGGAAATCGGCGATTTCACCAATATCGGTCCGAACGTCGGCCTGATCTCGGCCAACCATGATCCCATTGACAACCAACGGCATGTTCCCGCGCCTCCCATCCGGATCGGCCGGTTCTGCTGGCTGGGGATGGGTGCCATCGTGCTTCCCGGCGTGGAACTGGGCGACTTTACCATCATCGGGGCAGGGGCGGTCGTCACCAAATCCTTTCCCGACGGGTACTGCGTTCTTGCAGGAAATCCAGCCGTTGTGATCCGGCAGTTAGATGAAGCCGCCTGCCGTCATTTTGCAGCCTCGCGTTCATGA
- a CDS encoding glutamate racemase, with product MSALIGPSSPIGVFDSGIGGLTVVKEIHRLLPKESIVYFGDTGRVPYGNKSRDTIIDYSLQITRFLESKGVKLIVIACNTATAFALTAVREATRLPVIGVIDPGARAAIRKSKSGKIGVIGTVGTINSKAYETAIRQANPAVEVFGQATPLLVPLVEEGWLNHPATKLIIREYLKPLENHHVDTLVLGCTHYPLLKEAIRRETFDSISLVDSGEETALDVQTTLKSNHLLSKASSRDPYQFYVSDFNFRFGDLGRMFLEEPFDHVERVEVG from the coding sequence ATGTCTGCTTTAATTGGTCCATCATCACCCATTGGTGTTTTCGATTCCGGCATCGGCGGATTGACCGTTGTGAAGGAAATACACCGGTTACTTCCGAAAGAATCCATTGTATACTTTGGCGATACCGGTCGGGTTCCGTATGGAAATAAAAGCCGGGATACCATCATTGACTACTCGCTTCAGATCACCCGTTTTCTCGAATCAAAAGGGGTGAAGCTGATCGTCATTGCCTGCAACACGGCCACGGCCTTTGCCCTGACAGCCGTTCGTGAAGCCACCCGGCTTCCGGTTATCGGAGTGATCGACCCCGGTGCACGCGCAGCCATCCGCAAATCGAAAAGCGGTAAAATTGGTGTGATCGGAACGGTTGGTACCATCAATTCGAAGGCGTATGAAACCGCCATCCGTCAAGCCAATCCGGCAGTGGAGGTTTTTGGGCAGGCGACCCCGCTTCTCGTTCCGCTGGTCGAGGAAGGCTGGCTGAACCATCCGGCAACGAAGCTGATTATCCGGGAATATTTAAAACCTCTCGAAAATCATCACGTCGATACGCTGGTGCTCGGCTGCACGCACTATCCGCTGCTGAAGGAAGCCATCCGCCGTGAAACGTTCGATTCCATTTCACTGGTCGATTCGGGCGAGGAAACCGCCCTCGATGTGCAGACGACCCTGAAAAGCAACCATCTGCTTTCCAAAGCATCCAGCCGGGATCCTTACCAGTTTTATGTGAGTGACTTCAACTTCCGCTTTGGTGACCTTGGCCGGATGTTCCTCGAAGAACCCTTCGACCATGTGGAACGGGTCGAAGTCGGCTGA
- a CDS encoding 2-oxo acid dehydrogenase subunit E2 produces MSSASTGFTSQPLSLLRKAVIASASVTRQKNAIHAFTETDVSVPRQQIRDHASRTGIRISFTAYLARCLAVTIQRHPGLNAFIAGGRLIFPDQITISVLVERELNGERYPEPLVIHDCGALPVDAIHTRIRNAQQTPPSRLGALSGNRWFRLIPGFLMKAMIRLADRSVKMGLRYGKLAITSVGMHCQSPVWFIPHGSATVLLTVGSMINRVVETDSGYETREHLCLTVSFDHDVVDGAPAARFMQDLTDEIRSGRELDFLKNQEGVLIC; encoded by the coding sequence ATGAGTTCAGCCAGTACCGGATTTACCAGTCAGCCATTAAGCCTGCTCAGGAAAGCGGTGATCGCCTCTGCATCGGTCACCCGGCAGAAAAATGCCATTCACGCCTTTACCGAAACCGATGTCTCCGTTCCCAGACAACAGATCAGAGACCATGCATCCCGTACCGGAATCCGGATTTCCTTCACGGCCTATCTGGCAAGGTGTCTGGCCGTCACCATACAACGGCACCCGGGACTGAATGCGTTCATCGCCGGAGGGCGACTGATTTTTCCGGATCAGATCACCATCAGCGTCCTGGTCGAGCGGGAACTCAACGGGGAACGGTATCCGGAACCATTGGTTATTCACGATTGCGGGGCCCTGCCGGTTGATGCGATCCACACCCGGATCAGAAACGCACAACAGACACCACCTTCCCGGCTGGGTGCACTTTCGGGCAATCGCTGGTTCCGGCTGATTCCCGGGTTTCTCATGAAAGCGATGATCCGTCTGGCGGACCGCTCGGTAAAAATGGGACTTCGCTACGGAAAGCTGGCCATCACCTCGGTGGGAATGCATTGTCAGTCACCTGTCTGGTTCATTCCGCATGGCAGTGCCACGGTGCTTCTGACAGTCGGGAGTATGATTAACCGTGTGGTGGAAACAGACAGCGGGTATGAAACCCGGGAACACCTCTGTCTGACCGTTTCCTTCGACCACGATGTGGTGGATGGCGCCCCCGCGGCCCGGTTCATGCAGGACCTGACCGATGAAATAAGAAGCGGCCGCGAATTGGATTTTCTGAAGAATCAGGAAGGAGTGCTGATATGTTAA
- a CDS encoding oligosaccharide flippase family protein, with protein MMVSPGRIAGLFFSRFIPSVTILMVGMLFSRVLPPADYGVYTTLWVHLSVASVLTAWGFPSLVLSQSVRWTADRRTSLFRSASLLSALLALITGLTLYLAGGYPLPVSLLSAGLVLIQSWFAVLESRAIRANQEWSLQLINSVWSVGFLAVHILVWQTGYSLVNLLTGWMAVSGLRLMALSYLLGQIPDRAADQVTGTENVAGVWFGFGLNDALQIVSRWLDKLVVAVLVLPADFAVYFNGTFEIPFITMLMTSVAAVATSQMSESLHGHQTDPFRVFRITTRWTAGLVFPLFFFAFWQRDWVITLLFSETYAASAVLFGIYCWVLPVRIGSFSSLLQVRGDSRRLVTGAILDLALSLSLMFSLYPFLGLAGIALALVLSTWIQAGYYLVVTSRTASVPLTGLMDLKSLLQRFFLSGFLIGLMSLLTANTDSWLRMLPSLIAMSGLTIWFFRSDLKRNYQEV; from the coding sequence ATGATGGTTTCTCCCGGCCGGATCGCAGGTCTGTTTTTCTCCCGGTTTATCCCATCGGTTACCATTCTGATGGTCGGCATGCTGTTTTCCCGGGTATTGCCGCCCGCCGATTATGGCGTTTACACGACCTTGTGGGTGCATCTGTCGGTGGCATCGGTGTTAACCGCCTGGGGATTTCCTTCGCTGGTCCTCAGTCAGTCGGTCCGTTGGACGGCTGATCGCCGGACTTCACTCTTCCGGTCGGCCTCTCTTCTGTCTGCCCTGCTGGCCCTGATCACCGGCCTGACTCTCTATCTGGCGGGCGGCTATCCGCTACCGGTTTCATTGCTCTCTGCCGGACTGGTGCTGATTCAATCGTGGTTTGCTGTTCTTGAATCGCGTGCCATCCGGGCCAATCAGGAATGGTCGCTGCAACTGATCAATTCTGTCTGGTCGGTGGGATTTCTGGCTGTGCACATCCTGGTCTGGCAAACCGGTTACTCACTGGTGAACCTGCTCACCGGTTGGATGGCAGTTTCCGGGCTGCGCCTCATGGCCCTTTCCTATCTTCTCGGGCAGATTCCCGACCGCGCAGCCGATCAGGTGACCGGAACTGAAAATGTGGCCGGTGTCTGGTTCGGATTCGGGCTGAATGACGCCCTGCAGATTGTATCCCGCTGGCTCGATAAACTGGTGGTGGCGGTCCTGGTGCTTCCTGCCGATTTCGCCGTTTATTTCAATGGCACATTTGAGATTCCCTTTATCACCATGCTGATGACCAGCGTGGCTGCTGTGGCCACCAGTCAGATGAGTGAGTCGCTGCATGGCCATCAGACCGATCCGTTCCGTGTTTTCCGGATCACCACGCGCTGGACAGCCGGACTGGTGTTCCCTCTGTTTTTCTTCGCTTTCTGGCAACGGGATTGGGTCATTACCCTGCTCTTCTCGGAAACCTATGCGGCCTCGGCTGTTCTGTTCGGAATCTATTGCTGGGTGCTTCCGGTCCGGATCGGGTCCTTCAGTTCGCTGCTGCAGGTCCGCGGGGACAGCCGGCGGCTCGTCACCGGCGCCATTCTCGATCTGGCTTTATCGCTGAGTCTCATGTTCAGTCTGTATCCGTTTCTGGGGCTGGCCGGCATTGCACTGGCTCTGGTTCTTTCCACATGGATTCAGGCAGGGTATTATCTCGTGGTGACCTCACGGACCGCCTCGGTTCCGCTCACCGGCCTCATGGACCTGAAATCCCTTCTGCAACGCTTTTTCCTCTCCGGTTTCCTGATCGGATTGATGTCCCTGCTCACCGCGAACACCGACTCCTGGCTGCGGATGCTTCCGTCCCTGATCGCCATGTCTGGTCTGACCATCTGGTTTTTCCGGTCGGATCTGAAAAGAAATTATCAAGAGGTGTGA